A single region of the Anabaena sphaerica FACHB-251 genome encodes:
- a CDS encoding AAA family ATPase encodes MTKLLLLIGLPGSGKSTLAEQLLTECPQMQLISTDAIRGQLFGAEATQGHWLLIWREIERQFQQATTAGIFTIFDATNAQRRHRREIIELAREIGFTHITGLWLKTPVWLCLARNKKRNRQVPEEVILRMHRQLRDAPPSLEEGLDDLIYKESGGVMG; translated from the coding sequence ATGACTAAACTACTTTTGCTGATTGGTCTTCCTGGTAGCGGTAAATCAACATTGGCAGAACAATTATTGACAGAATGCCCCCAGATGCAGCTAATTTCCACAGATGCCATCCGGGGGCAGCTTTTTGGTGCAGAAGCAACTCAAGGACATTGGCTATTGATTTGGCGGGAAATAGAAAGACAATTTCAGCAAGCCACTACCGCAGGTATATTCACCATTTTCGATGCCACCAACGCTCAAAGACGACATCGCCGGGAAATCATAGAATTAGCCCGTGAAATCGGTTTTACTCACATTACTGGGCTATGGTTAAAAACTCCAGTTTGGCTGTGTTTAGCACGGAATAAAAAGCGTAACCGTCAAGTTCCTGAAGAAGTCATTTTACGAATGCACCGCCAACTCCGGGATGCTCCCCCTAGCCTAGAAGAAGGACTAGACGACCTTATTTACAAGGAGTCAGGTGGGGTTATGGGGTGA
- a CDS encoding glucose-1-phosphate adenylyltransferase, with amino-acid sequence MKKVLAIILGGGAGTRLYPLTKLRAKPAVPVAGKYRLIDIPVSNCINSEIFKIYVLTQFNSASLNRHIARAYNFSGFSDGFVEVLAAQQTPENPNWFQGTADAVRQYIWMLQDWDVDEFLILSGDHLYRMDYRQFIQRHRDTNADITLSVIPIDDRRASDFGLMKIDNSGRVIDFSEKPKGEALAQMRVDTTVLGLTKEQAELQPYIASMGIYVFKKDVLIKLLKESLERTDFGKEIIPDAAKDHNVQAFLFDDYWEDIGTIEAFYEANLALTQQPMPPFSFYDEAAPIYTRARYLPPSKLLNCDITESMIGEGCILKNCRIQHSVLGVRSRIESGCVIEESLLMGADYYQPSVERQCSIGQGDIPVGIGTDTIIRRAIIDKNARIGHDVKIINKDNVQEAEREKQGFYIRSGIVVVLKNAVIPDGTVI; translated from the coding sequence GTGAAAAAAGTTTTAGCAATCATACTTGGTGGGGGTGCGGGTACTCGGCTGTATCCGCTAACCAAACTCCGCGCTAAACCCGCAGTACCAGTGGCTGGGAAGTATCGCTTAATAGATATCCCAGTTAGCAACTGCATTAATTCAGAGATATTTAAAATCTACGTCCTGACCCAATTTAACTCAGCTTCTCTGAATCGTCACATTGCCCGCGCCTACAACTTCAGCGGCTTCAGTGATGGGTTTGTGGAAGTGTTAGCAGCACAGCAAACACCAGAAAACCCCAACTGGTTCCAAGGTACGGCTGATGCTGTGCGTCAGTACATCTGGATGTTACAGGATTGGGATGTAGACGAATTTCTGATTCTTTCTGGTGATCACCTCTACCGCATGGATTATCGTCAGTTTATCCAGCGTCACAGAGACACAAATGCTGATATTACACTTTCTGTAATTCCTATTGATGATCGTCGCGCCTCAGATTTTGGTTTGATGAAAATCGACAACTCTGGTAGGGTAATTGACTTTAGCGAAAAACCCAAAGGTGAAGCCTTAGCGCAAATGCGTGTCGATACTACTGTATTGGGTTTAACCAAAGAACAAGCCGAATTACAACCCTACATCGCCTCGATGGGGATTTATGTCTTTAAAAAAGATGTTTTGATCAAACTGTTGAAAGAATCTTTAGAACGGACTGATTTTGGTAAAGAAATTATTCCTGATGCCGCTAAGGATCACAACGTTCAAGCTTTCTTATTTGATGACTACTGGGAAGATATTGGAACAATTGAAGCTTTTTATGAGGCTAATTTAGCCCTGACTCAACAACCAATGCCGCCTTTTAGCTTCTACGATGAAGCAGCACCCATTTACACCCGCGCTCGTTATTTACCTCCCTCTAAATTGTTGAATTGTGATATTACAGAATCAATGATTGGCGAAGGTTGTATTTTGAAAAATTGCCGCATTCAGCATTCAGTTTTGGGAGTGCGATCGCGGATTGAATCAGGCTGTGTAATCGAAGAATCCCTACTCATGGGTGCAGACTATTACCAACCCTCTGTAGAACGCCAATGTAGCATAGGACAAGGTGACATCCCTGTAGGTATTGGCACAGATACCATCATTCGCCGAGCCATCATTGATAAAAATGCCCGCATTGGTCATGATGTGAAAATTATCAACAAAGATAACGTCCAAGAAGCTGAACGCGAAAAACAAGGCTTTTACATCCGTAGTGGGATTGTAGTTGTTCTCAAAAATGCCGTTATTCCTGATGGAACAGTTATTTAG
- a CDS encoding type II toxin-antitoxin system HigB family toxin has product MRLIKRQNVIEDAKKFPQDIQQAVKAWCKVVKNSDWQDLEDIRKSYDRSVDKVEKFLIFNIKPYRLIVGFNFQAKIFYYKYLLTYDDRTYAKQNGSRGNS; this is encoded by the coding sequence ATGAGGTTGATTAAACGACAAAATGTTATAGAAGATGCTAAAAAATTCCCTCAAGATATACAACAAGCTGTTAAAGCCTGGTGTAAAGTAGTTAAAAACTCTGACTGGCAGGACTTAGAGGATATCCGAAAAAGTTATGACCGCTCTGTAGACAAAGTAGAAAAATTTTTAATTTTTAATATTAAACCTTATCGCTTAATTGTAGGTTTTAACTTCCAAGCAAAAATATTTTATTACAAATATCTTCTCACCTATGATGACAGGACTTACGCAAAACAGAACGGAAGTAGGGGTAATTCATGA
- a CDS encoding helix-turn-helix domain-containing protein — translation MTITLDRKTYGSLLEQYQPKVITSEEEYNLAIESIEKLMECGEELSLEENSLLELLSILVEIYEDSQFSLESASPQEILLHLMDARGLKQADLVEVIGSKGVISEIVNGKRSISKAQAKALGDFFNVSAALFI, via the coding sequence ATGACTATTACACTGGACAGGAAAACCTACGGTTCTCTTTTAGAACAATACCAACCTAAAGTTATTACTTCTGAGGAAGAGTATAATCTTGCTATTGAATCTATAGAAAAGCTGATGGAATGTGGAGAAGAACTTTCTCTAGAGGAAAATTCTTTATTAGAATTGCTTTCTATTCTTGTGGAAATATATGAAGATTCCCAATTTTCTCTAGAATCAGCATCTCCCCAAGAAATTCTATTACATCTTATGGATGCAAGAGGACTGAAACAGGCAGATTTAGTTGAAGTTATAGGTTCAAAGGGTGTAATTTCAGAAATTGTGAATGGCAAAAGATCCATTAGCAAAGCACAAGCTAAAGCTTTGGGAGATTTTTTCAATGTTTCTGCGGCGCTTTTTATTTAA
- a CDS encoding glycoside hydrolase family 13 protein, with the protein MPIQTPDWVKHAVFYQIFPDRFAKSKQPHKRLLHDAKWENWDASPTLQGYKGGDLWGILEQLDYIQSLGINAIYFTPIFQSACNHRYHTHDYYQVDPILGGNEAFKELLDAAHQRNIKVVLDGVFNHASRGIFFFHDILENGPHSPWVDWFKIEGWPLAPYTGDAPANYVGWAGIRSLPVFNHDNPDVREYIMQIAEYWLKCGIDGWRLDVPFEIKTPGFWQEFRERVKAINPDAYIVGEVWTDSREWLDGTQFDGVMNYLFTGPTIAFTAGDRVDLEQVEGRDYQTYPPLFAAEYAEKIEDLLKLYPWEIQLTQLNLLASHDTARLITIAGGDIATVELATLLLLTFPGAPSVYYGDEVGLTGALDPDCRRGFPLEANWNLEILETHKQLISLRHKYEALRIGNYQVLYAERTLYVFTRTLGNEELIIAVNVGNESVTASFDDSQLQNQPQTLLYGNGEIKWNGQNADFNIPARSGCIFG; encoded by the coding sequence ATGCCAATTCAAACACCAGACTGGGTTAAACACGCCGTTTTTTACCAAATCTTCCCCGATAGATTTGCCAAAAGCAAACAACCACATAAACGTTTATTACATGATGCCAAATGGGAAAATTGGGATGCTTCCCCCACACTCCAAGGTTATAAAGGTGGAGATTTATGGGGGATTTTAGAACAATTAGACTATATTCAAAGTTTAGGCATTAACGCCATTTACTTTACACCCATTTTTCAATCTGCTTGTAATCACCGCTATCATACCCATGATTATTATCAAGTAGATCCTATTTTAGGAGGTAATGAAGCATTTAAAGAATTACTAGATGCGGCACACCAACGGAATATTAAAGTAGTTCTCGATGGCGTTTTTAATCATGCAAGTCGGGGGATATTCTTTTTTCACGACATATTAGAAAATGGACCTCATTCACCTTGGGTAGACTGGTTTAAGATTGAAGGTTGGCCACTTGCACCATACACAGGTGATGCACCTGCAAATTATGTAGGATGGGCAGGAATTCGCTCTTTACCAGTATTTAACCATGATAACCCCGATGTACGTGAGTACATTATGCAAATTGCCGAATATTGGCTAAAATGCGGTATTGATGGATGGCGTTTAGATGTACCTTTTGAAATTAAAACTCCGGGTTTTTGGCAAGAATTTAGGGAAAGAGTAAAAGCCATAAATCCCGATGCTTATATTGTAGGAGAAGTGTGGACAGATTCCCGCGAGTGGTTGGATGGAACTCAATTTGATGGGGTGATGAATTATTTATTTACGGGTCCCACTATTGCCTTTACCGCTGGCGATCGCGTAGACTTAGAACAAGTAGAAGGACGTGATTATCAAACCTATCCACCATTATTTGCTGCTGAATACGCGGAAAAAATAGAGGATTTATTAAAACTTTATCCTTGGGAAATTCAGCTAACACAACTTAATTTACTCGCAAGTCACGATACAGCCAGATTAATTACCATTGCAGGTGGTGATATTGCAACTGTGGAATTAGCAACTTTACTTTTATTAACTTTTCCTGGTGCGCCAAGTGTGTATTATGGTGATGAAGTTGGTTTAACTGGTGCATTAGATCCAGATTGTCGTCGTGGTTTTCCGTTAGAAGCAAATTGGAATCTAGAAATACTGGAAACTCATAAACAATTAATTTCTCTACGTCATAAATACGAAGCTTTGCGGATTGGAAATTATCAAGTTCTTTATGCAGAAAGAACGCTGTATGTGTTTACGCGAACTTTGGGAAATGAGGAATTAATAATTGCGGTAAATGTGGGTAATGAGTCAGTTACAGCTAGTTTTGATGATAGTCAACTACAAAATCAACCACAAACATTACTATATGGAAACGGTGAAATAAAATGGAATGGTCAAAATGCTGATTTTAACATTCCTGCACGTAGTGGTTGCATTTTCGGTTAA
- a CDS encoding HNH endonuclease, translating to MNKTPRIPIPPEVRNYVYQRDKYQCQSCGKTSQETNLSIDHIIPLFRGGKNDISNLQTLCLTCNKSKTNKIDNRFHRHFDI from the coding sequence ATGAATAAAACCCCACGTATCCCCATCCCCCCAGAAGTTAGAAACTATGTTTACCAAAGGGATAAATATCAATGTCAAAGCTGCGGTAAAACCTCCCAAGAAACTAACCTCAGTATTGATCACATTATCCCTTTGTTTCGTGGTGGAAAAAACGATATTAGCAATTTACAAACTCTCTGTTTAACTTGTAATAAAAGCAAAACCAATAAAATTGACAATCGTTTTCACCGACATTTTGACATTTAA
- a CDS encoding Uma2 family endonuclease, whose amino-acid sequence MIQLKNKLSLEEFLSLPESDSVYELVNGEAVPKYKNEQMSPKFFHGSTTGSLLIVLSKWAQEKGRVVVEWSVKLTRNQQDWIPIPDLTYVSYQRLPIDWLKDEACPVTPELVVEIISPGQTFGDMIEKASYYLQAGISLVWVVDTISQTITVFTSSSLPLTFRDQQIISHEVLPNLQITPDEIFKNAGLRK is encoded by the coding sequence ATGATTCAACTTAAAAATAAACTTTCCCTTGAAGAATTTCTCTCACTTCCTGAAAGTGATAGTGTATATGAATTGGTGAATGGTGAAGCTGTACCTAAATATAAAAATGAGCAAATGTCTCCTAAATTTTTTCACGGTTCGACCACTGGATCACTATTGATAGTATTATCTAAATGGGCGCAAGAAAAAGGTCGCGTTGTTGTTGAATGGAGTGTAAAATTAACCAGAAATCAACAAGATTGGATACCCATACCTGATTTAACCTATGTTTCCTACCAACGTCTTCCCATTGACTGGTTAAAAGATGAAGCTTGTCCAGTTACACCAGAATTAGTAGTTGAAATTATTTCTCCTGGTCAAACTTTTGGAGATATGATTGAAAAAGCTAGTTATTATTTACAAGCTGGAATTTCCCTAGTTTGGGTAGTAGATACAATATCTCAAACTATCACAGTCTTCACATCTTCTTCTCTTCCTCTTACTTTTCGAGATCAGCAAATTATCAGTCACGAAGTATTACCAAATTTGCAAATTACACCGGATGAAATATTTAAAAATGCTGGTTTAAGGAAATAG
- a CDS encoding type II toxin-antitoxin system HicB family antitoxin, translating to MMKLKYQMIIQWSEEDKCFLVGFPDFPGQTWRTHGDNYQEAVNNGIEALESLVIAYQTTGETLPQPTFNQAA from the coding sequence ATGATGAAACTTAAATATCAAATGATAATTCAATGGTCAGAAGAAGATAAGTGTTTCTTAGTAGGGTTTCCAGACTTTCCTGGACAAACTTGGCGGACACATGGAGACAATTATCAAGAAGCAGTTAATAATGGAATCGAGGCTTTAGAATCATTAGTAATCGCTTATCAAACAACAGGTGAAACCCTTCCACAACCAACATTTAATCAAGCTGCATAA
- a CDS encoding KGK domain-containing protein, with translation MEDKFEILDSVKTEIILDFNDCLFKTSQLHLALLNIFLIGGGLDELDKQLKSINSRVLPSVKNTADWMIKGVDCQILKPGENWQKGKFRMKISLEFCSDEPEIEETPEIKEPESPLDDLRRKINEATS, from the coding sequence ATGGAAGATAAATTTGAAATTCTAGATTCTGTGAAAACTGAGATTATACTAGACTTTAATGATTGCTTGTTCAAAACCAGTCAATTGCACTTAGCATTATTGAATATATTTTTAATTGGTGGTGGGTTAGATGAATTAGATAAGCAATTAAAATCTATAAACAGTCGAGTTTTACCTTCTGTAAAGAATACTGCTGATTGGATGATTAAGGGTGTTGATTGTCAGATTTTAAAACCTGGTGAAAATTGGCAAAAAGGAAAATTTAGAATGAAAATATCTCTAGAATTTTGTTCTGATGAACCAGAAATTGAAGAAACACCAGAAATAAAAGAACCAGAGTCACCACTTGATGATTTACGACGTAAGATAAACGAAGCTACATCATAA
- a CDS encoding KGK domain-containing protein codes for MEDNFKFIGCNEDDAISCGSAMFKMQKLKEKINNLFNKSKLGEELTNSFKSENLYLNIPAINRQHIGKKGVITGSLDRILYEKWIDEGIPCEILKLRSEGWQKGKVKINLEISIEFIPDEPEIEEIKEPESPLDDLRRKLNEATS; via the coding sequence ATGGAAGATAATTTTAAGTTTATTGGTTGTAATGAAGATGATGCCATATCTTGTGGCAGTGCGATGTTTAAAATGCAGAAATTAAAGGAAAAAATCAATAATTTGTTCAATAAAAGTAAATTAGGAGAGGAATTAACAAATTCTTTCAAAAGTGAAAATTTATATTTAAATATTCCTGCAATAAATAGACAACATATAGGTAAGAAGGGTGTGATAACTGGAAGTTTGGATAGAATACTTTACGAAAAGTGGATTGATGAAGGAATACCATGTGAAATACTTAAATTACGTTCTGAAGGATGGCAAAAAGGAAAAGTCAAGATTAATCTAGAGATATCTATAGAATTTATTCCTGATGAACCAGAAATTGAAGAAATAAAAGAACCAGAATCACCGCTTGATGATTTACGACGTAAGCTAAATGAAGCTACATCATAA
- a CDS encoding dynamin-like GTPase family protein, producing the protein MSNLAPQCQQLQSQVESILQLLHQEAALRSQDITSVQISLDKAISPRFEIVFAGAFSAGKSMLINALLERELLYSAEGHATGTECKIEYAPANEERVVLTFLSEAEIREQAVFLCQQLGFNTVKNINKQDVIDLLHQGCQAIIQQEGGESKSERAKQAKALILLLEGYVANRERINTLNNATYSMEQFNFINLKEAAEYARRGSNSAVLKRIEYYCYHPLLEDGNIIIDTPGIDAPVEKDAQLTYAKIQHSDTSAVVCVLKPASAGDMTKEETELLETMRENAGIRDRVFYIFNRIDETWYNNQLKQRLEDLINGQFRDTSRVYKTSGLLGFYGSQLKQTTRLDRFGLDSIFAESVKGLDAKEETPQFVNEFNRYCTSGKLSPSQFRISVNSFETPNQNYVRILSEQGTPLINQLIQDSGIEEFRSSITRYLTEEKRPQLFKNLADDLEDICIKIKKHYQSVQRDLDSQPREIESMKEYELQKLNQQLQQVGRDFHQHINDEVNKIINNHCEDFEADFRQLQSKMIRRLDELLDSFSVADAYRRATLSHPRNATAPLLAILVEAFYYLSNQLEDILIESCEQVIANLFRQIMEKIRKSEYYRQLYRLLGNDGGIELKIKEIEKLISQALVTAASVECDRFVRESPRFYDEGTFSIYQFRQTLQQTSQAYDAESIRDAEPAIRQLLKLDFEPKVEVTIRKSFRQTINQTIKTHLLPMGEKQGDEILQLYPHARAYLEKTLQQEAEEKIANNQRLLNQVEEKIQEYNTAVLGINSCLQAMQLYEHLLPVIGGEEV; encoded by the coding sequence ATGTCAAATTTAGCGCCCCAGTGTCAGCAACTGCAATCACAAGTCGAATCTATTTTACAACTGCTACACCAAGAAGCAGCTTTGCGTTCTCAAGATATTACATCTGTGCAGATATCTTTAGATAAAGCTATTTCTCCCAGATTTGAAATTGTGTTTGCAGGTGCTTTTAGTGCTGGTAAATCAATGTTAATTAATGCACTTTTAGAGAGAGAATTATTATATAGTGCAGAAGGACACGCGACTGGTACAGAATGCAAAATTGAATATGCACCAGCAAATGAAGAAAGAGTAGTTTTAACCTTTTTGAGTGAAGCAGAAATCAGAGAACAAGCGGTTTTTTTGTGTCAACAATTGGGATTTAATACCGTTAAAAATATCAATAAACAAGATGTAATTGATTTATTGCATCAAGGTTGTCAAGCAATTATTCAACAAGAGGGAGGAGAAAGTAAATCAGAACGTGCAAAACAAGCAAAAGCATTAATTTTATTGTTAGAAGGATATGTAGCAAACCGAGAACGCATCAATACCTTGAATAATGCGACATATTCAATGGAACAGTTTAATTTTATCAATCTCAAAGAAGCTGCGGAATATGCGCGAAGAGGTAGTAATAGTGCGGTTTTGAAACGAATTGAATATTATTGTTATCATCCGCTTTTAGAAGATGGTAATATCATTATTGATACACCAGGAATTGATGCACCAGTAGAGAAAGATGCACAATTAACTTATGCGAAAATTCAACATTCCGATACATCAGCAGTAGTCTGTGTTCTCAAACCTGCATCAGCAGGAGATATGACAAAAGAAGAAACAGAATTGTTGGAAACCATGCGGGAAAATGCAGGTATTAGAGATAGAGTTTTTTATATCTTCAACCGCATAGATGAAACTTGGTACAATAACCAACTCAAACAAAGATTAGAAGATTTAATTAATGGACAATTTCGAGATACGAGCAGGGTTTATAAAACCAGTGGTTTACTAGGTTTTTATGGTAGTCAATTGAAACAAACAACGAGATTAGATAGATTTGGTTTGGATTCGATTTTTGCAGAAAGTGTCAAAGGTTTAGATGCGAAAGAAGAAACACCACAATTTGTCAATGAATTTAATCGTTATTGTACTTCTGGGAAATTATCACCTAGTCAATTTAGAATTTCTGTTAACAGCTTTGAAACTCCTAATCAAAACTATGTGAGAATTTTAAGCGAACAGGGAACACCATTAATTAACCAACTGATTCAAGATAGCGGAATTGAAGAATTTCGCAGTTCAATTACACGCTATCTTACAGAAGAAAAACGTCCCCAGTTATTTAAAAACCTCGCAGATGACTTAGAAGATATTTGTATCAAAATCAAAAAACACTATCAAAGTGTACAAAGAGACTTAGATAGTCAACCGCGAGAAATCGAAAGTATGAAAGAATATGAGTTGCAAAAATTAAATCAGCAACTCCAGCAAGTCGGTAGAGATTTTCATCAACATATTAATGATGAAGTCAACAAAATCATTAATAATCATTGTGAGGACTTTGAAGCTGATTTTCGACAATTACAATCAAAAATGATTCGTCGTTTGGATGAGTTGCTAGATAGCTTTTCTGTAGCTGATGCTTATCGTCGTGCAACTTTGAGTCATCCCCGCAACGCAACTGCACCTTTATTAGCTATTTTAGTAGAGGCTTTTTATTATTTATCAAATCAGTTGGAAGACATTTTAATTGAATCTTGTGAACAAGTAATTGCTAATCTATTCCGACAGATAATGGAAAAGATTAGAAAATCAGAATATTACCGTCAATTGTATCGCTTATTAGGTAATGATGGGGGAATTGAACTGAAGATAAAAGAAATAGAAAAATTGATTTCTCAAGCTTTGGTAACTGCTGCTAGTGTGGAGTGCGATAGATTTGTGAGAGAAAGTCCCAGATTTTATGATGAAGGGACTTTTTCAATTTATCAATTTCGGCAAACATTACAACAAACATCCCAAGCTTACGACGCAGAAAGTATCAGAGATGCTGAACCTGCAATTAGACAATTATTGAAGTTAGATTTTGAACCAAAAGTTGAAGTTACCATTCGTAAATCTTTCCGTCAAACCATCAACCAAACTATCAAAACTCATTTATTACCAATGGGGGAAAAACAAGGAGATGAGATTTTACAACTCTATCCCCATGCTCGTGCTTATTTAGAGAAGACTTTGCAACAGGAAGCTGAGGAAAAGATTGCTAATAATCAACGTTTGTTAAATCAGGTTGAGGAGAAAATTCAGGAATATAATACAGCAGTTTTGGGAATTAATAGCTGTTTACAAGCAATGCAGTTATATGAACATCTTTTACCTGTGATTGGAGGGGAAGAGGTATAA